From one Physeter macrocephalus isolate SW-GA chromosome 18, ASM283717v5, whole genome shotgun sequence genomic stretch:
- the B4GALNT4 gene encoding N-acetyl-beta-glucosaminyl-glycoprotein 4-beta-N-acetylgalactosaminyltransferase 1, protein MPWFPVKKIRKQIKLLLLLVLLACAAWLTYVHLSLARQGRALRQRLGCGRDGEKLSGVTDGRGLRAALSTQRAEDSSESREEERAPEGRDPDALFPGGAGKPLSLNLTRQAPSWREEYKGQVNLHVFEDWCGGAVGHLRRNLHFPLFPHTRTTVKKLAVSPKWKNYGLRIFGFIHPARDGDVQFSVASDDNSEFWLSPTESPAGAQLVAFVGKTGSEWTAPGEFTKFSSQVSKPRRLTASRRYYFEVLHKQDDRGSDHVEVGWRAFLPGLKFEVIGSAHISMYTDESALKMDHVAHVPQSPASHVGGRLLQEEPRADMLQPDPRDTFFLTPRVEPWSLENVLEPCAYAPTYVVKDFPIARYQGLQFVYLSFVYPNDHTRLTHMETDNKCFYRESPLYLERFGFYKYMKTDREEGEEDEEEEVQRRAFLFLNPDDFLDDEDDGELLDGLEPTEAPRAQAGRRLPGPAAATEAPATPALPTPPAPLRSRALSWAARPLPLLWGRAPPRRPAAAAERPPKVYVTRVRPGLRAPPRAPAPLSPRGPRRPPFPGVFLRPRPLLRVQLRARPRPPRARGRRTGGPQATKLRPPAPAPATQGSREGQAREPGLTAPTADSNSSSEAQPVTSFLSLSQVSRPQLPGENEEGEEGDDEEGAQGEEAASEDSEEKAGPVRGRWREDAINWQRTFSVGNVDFEMLRSDWNDLRCNVSGNLQLPEAEAVDVVAQYMERLNARHGGRFALLRIVNVEKRRDSARGSRFLLELELQERGGRRLRLSEYVFLRLPGARAGDTEGDGDSPEPAPAASAHPDGRPELCRPLRLVWRQDVMVHFIVPVKNQARWVVQFLADMAALHVRTGDSRFSVVLVDFESEDMDVQRALRAAPLPRYQYLRRTGNFERSAGLQAGVAAVEDASSIVFLCDLHIHFPPSILDGIRKHCVEGRLAFAPVVMRLGCGSSPGDPHGYWEVNGFGLFGIYKSDFDRIGGMNTEEFRDQWGGEDWELLDRVLQAGLEVERLRVRNFYHHFHSKRGMWGMRSRKAARKEAP, encoded by the exons ATGCCGTGGTTCCCGGTGAAGAAGATCCGCAAGCAGATCaagctgctactgctgctggtgctgctcgCCTGCGCCGCGTGGCTCACGTACGTGCACCTGAGCCTGGCGCGCCAGGGCCGCGCGCTTCGCCAGCGGCTGGGCTGCGGGCGAG ATGGTGAGAAGCTGAGCGGTGTGACAGATGGCCGGGGCCTCCGGGCTGCGCTGTCCACACAGAGGGCAGAGGACTCCAGCGAGAGCCGTGAGGAGGAGCGGGCG CCCGAAGGTCGGGACCCAGATGCGCTGTTTCCCGGGGGGGCTGGAAAGCCACTGTCGCTCAACCTCACCCGTCAGGCGCCCTCGTGgcgggaggag tacAAGGGGCAGGTGAACCTGCACGTGTTCGAGGACTGGTGCGGGGGCGCCGTGGGCCATCTGAGGAGGAACCTGCACTTCCCGCTCTTCCCTCAT ACTCGCACCACCGTGAAGAAGCTGGCTGTGTCCCCCAAGTGGAAGAACTACGGCCTCCGGATTTTCGGCTTCATCCACCCGGCGAGAGATG GAGATGTCCAGTTCTCCGTGGCTTCGGATGACAACTCTGAGTTCTGGCTGAGCCCGACCGAGAGCCCGGCGGGCGCCCAGCTGGTGGCCTTTGTGGGCAAG ACTGGCTCGGAGTGGACAGCACCCGGAGAATTCACCAAGTTCAGCTCCCAGGTGTCCAAGCCCAGGCG GCTCACGGCCTCCCGGAGGTACTACTTTGAGGTGCTGCACAAGCAGGACGACCGCGGCTCAGACCACGTGGAAGTGGGC TGGCGAGCCTTCCTGCCGGGTCTGAAGTTTGAGGTCATAGGCTCTGCTCACATCTCCATGTATACAG ATGAGTCAGCCCTGAAGATGGACCACGTGGCCCACGTGCCCCAGTCTCCAGCCAGCCACGTTGGGGGGCGCCTGCTGCAGGAGGAGCCCAGAGCCGACATGCTGCAGCCCGATCCCCGAGACACCTTCTTCCTCA CGCCTCGGGTGGAGCCCTGGAGTCTGGAGAATGTGCTGGAGCCCTGCGCCTACGCCCCCACCTACGTCGTCAAGGACTTTCCCATCGCAAGATACCAGGGACTGCAGTTT gTGTACCTGTCCTTCGTTTACCCCAATGACCACACACGCCTGACTCACATGGAGACGGACAACAAGTGTTTCTACCGCGAGTCGCCGCTGTATCTGGAAAG GTTTGGGTTCTACAAATACATGAAGACGGaccgggaggagggggaggaagacgAAGAGGAGGAGGTGCAGCGCCGAGCCTTTCTCTTCCTCAACCCAGACG ACTTCCTGGACGACGAGGACGACGGGGAGCTGCTCGACGGTCTGGAGCCCACCGAGGCGCCCCGAGCGCAGGCCGGCCGCCGGCTCCCCGGCCCCGCGGCCGCCACCGAGGCCCCGGCCACTCCCGCCCTGCCAACGCCTCCCGCCCCGCTGCGCTCGCGGGCGCTGAGCTGGGCCGcccgcccccttcccctcctctgggGCCGCGCCCCTCCCCGCCGCCCAGCAGCCGCGGCCGAGCGGCCCCCCAAGGTGTACGTCACGCGGGTGCGGCCGGGACTGCGGGCCCCGCCCCGGGCCCCGGCGCCGCTCAGCCCACGCGGCCCTCGCCGGCCACCTTTCCCGGGCGTCTTCCTGCGCCCCAGACCCCTACTCAGGGTGCAGCTGCGCGCGCGCCCACGCCCACCCCGGGCTCGAGGCCGCAGGACCGGCGGCCCCCAGGCCACAAAGTTGAGGCCCCCGGCCCCGGCGCCGGCCACGCAGGGCAGCCGAGAGGGCCAGGCACGCGAGCCGGGGCTCACGGCCCCCACCGCGGACTCGAACTCTTCGTCCGAAGCGCAGCCCGTGACCTCCTTCCTGAGCTTGTCCCAGGTGTCCAGGCCACAGCTGCCCGGGGAGaatgaggaaggggaggaaggggacgACGAGGAAGGGGCGCAGGGCGAAGAGGCTGCGTCGGAGGACAGCGAAGAGAAGGCCGGCCCGGTGCGCGGCCGCTGGCGCGAGGACGCTATCAACTGGCAGCGCACGTTCAGCGTGGGCAACGTGGACTTCGAGATGCTGCGCTCGGACTGGAACGACCTGCGCTGCAACGTGTCGGGGAATCTGCAGCTGCCGGAGGCCGAGGCCGTGGACGTGGTGGCTCAGTACATGGAGCGGCTCAACGCGCGCCATGGAGG GCGGTTCGCTCTTCTGCGCATAGTGAACGTGGAGAAGCGCCGGGACTCCGCGCGGGGAAGCCGGTTCCTCCTGGAGCTGGAGCTCCAGGAGCGCGGCGGGCGCCGGCTGCGCCTGTCTGAGTACGTCTTCCTGCGGCTGCCCGGGGCACGCGCCGGCGACACAGAGGGAGACGGGGACAGTCCCGAGCCCGCTCCAGCCGCCTCCGCGCACCCCGACGGCCGCCCGGAGCTGTGCCGGCCGCTGCGCCTGGTCTGGCGCCAGGATGTGATGGTGCACTTCATCGTGCCag TGAAGAACCAGGCGCGCTGGGTGGTGCAGTTCCTGGCAGACATGGCTGCGCTGCACGTCCGAACAGGGGACTCTCGCTTCAGTGTCGTCCTGGTGGACTTTGAGAGCGAGGACATGGATGTGCAGCGGGCCCTCCGCGCGGCGCCGCTGCCCAG ATACCAATACCTAAGGCGAACCGGGAACTTCGAGCGCTCCGCGGGGTTGCAAGCTGGAGTGGCCGCGGTGGAG GATGCCAGCAGCATCGTTTTCCTCTGCGACCTGCACATCCACTTCCCCCCCAGCATCCTGGACGGCATCCGCAAGCACTGCGTGGAGGGCAGGCTGGCCTTCGCGCCCGTGGTCATGCGGCTGGGCTGCGGGAGCTCGCCAGGGGACCCTCACG GTTACTGGGAGGTGAACGGCTTCGGCCTTTTTGGGATCTACAAGTCCGACTTCGACCGCATCGGAGGCATGAACACGGAGGAGTTCCGGGACCAGTGGGGAGGCGAGGACTGGGAACTTCTGGACAG ggtcctgcaggcagggctggaggtggAGCGGCTCCGAGTGCGGAACTTCTACCACCACTTCCACTCCAAGCGGGGGATGTGGGGCATGCGCAGCCGCAAGGCCGCCCGCAAGGAGGCCCCTTGA